The nucleotide sequence ATCTAATAACTAATCACTAGAATCTGCAATGTCTCAATACTTTGGTACCTTTTCCAAAAAAGTTCAGGAACTGTCTAGCTCAGTGTCCCAAAAAGCCCAAGAAGCTCAATTAGACCAAAAGTTTAAGGACTTGAAGACCAACACTTCTCTCTTTGCCAATTCCACACAACGTCTGATCCAGGAGAAGTTAGGCCAAGTCACCGATATTTCCCAATTGCCAGATGAGTACACGCAGCTTGAAAACAGGGTTGACAAGATCAAGTTGATCTACGAGAACTTTTTGAAAGTCACCAAGATATACGAAAATGAGAGCTATGATTACCCAGGAAACATTAAGGAATCTGTCGATGAGTTTTCTAAGACTGTAGGCGGTAAGTTGCACGAATTATCCAAGGCTACAAACCGGGAACAAGCTCAAAGTGCTCTATTGTCCTCTCAGTTGAAGGAGCCAAAGACTCTAAACTACGCATTGAGTAAAGTCGCGTTGACGAGCAGCGAACACGTCGAGGATGATGTATTGGCTAACTTCTTGGCTAAATACAGCGATGTACAAACTAAGATTGCCCAATTGAGGCTACAACAGGACACCATGATCCAAACTAAGTTCAACAAGGCAATCAAGGAGAAACTAGATCAAGAAATTGCTGCATCCACCAAGGCTCGTAAATTGGTCGAGCAAAAGAGATTGCAATACGATGTTGTTAGATCTAACAGATTGAAGAACACCAAGCCAGAAAAGCAAGCTGCTTTACAAGTGGAGGAAAGCACTtacgaagaagaatttgCCAAGGCCACAGATGATGCTATCATTGCAATGAGCAAGGTCGTAGAGTTAGCTGACTTCACTACCAACTTACAAGAATTAGTCGCTGCTCAATTAGCTTATCACAAGAACTCGGCAGAGCTCTTGGAGGAGTTAGTGAATGAGTCGTAACTCATTTTCTAGTCTTATCCCTTTCAATAATGACAACTTTAgtcaatatttttttttcgaaccatttttcaaatccACTTCTCAACCGTTGTTTGTTCTAATGCTGATTTGccctctcttttctttctcttttaaaagAGCGATGCAACTCCCTGATAGTTTTAGCGTCATATAagatttatatatatatatattcacCTCAGCAATAGTTGAGCTTAATGTAGAAAtgtttttaatattaaCAAATAACGTACTGTACCTCTTACacacaaaaaataatataaaaattataacatacaaaaaaaaatcgaaTTGCGTCTCGATATAGTGTTTATTATCTATCATCGTTAATTCTTCTATCGAGTTTTAgttttcatcaacatcgtcatcatcttcatcatcatcttcatcatttgaTTTCACGTCCCATTGAATGGATATATCCCATCTGCTGGACTTGGCAGCCCAGCTAACATATTTAATAAACTGCAGAACATTTTCATCTCTTAAAACCAAGTTCAATGAATTCCAACTTGCTGGTTTATTGATCAAGACAGATTCACCAG is from Kluyveromyces marxianus DMKU3-1042 DNA, complete genome, chromosome 2 and encodes:
- the GVP36 gene encoding Gvp36p, with product MSQYFGTFSKKVQELSSSVSQKAQEAQLDQKFKDLKTNTSLFANSTQRLIQEKLGQVTDISQLPDEYTQLENRVDKIKLIYENFLKVTKIYENESYDYPGNIKESVDEFSKTVGGKLHELSKATNREQAQSALLSSQLKEPKTLNYALSKVALTSSEHVEDDVLANFLAKYSDVQTKIAQLRLQQDTMIQTKFNKAIKEKLDQEIAASTKARKLVEQKRLQYDVVRSNRLKNTKPEKQAALQVEESTYEEEFAKATDDAIIAMSKVVELADFTTNLQELVAAQLAYHKNSAELLEELVNES